A genomic region of Deltaproteobacteria bacterium contains the following coding sequences:
- the rpoC gene encoding DNA-directed RNA polymerase subunit beta', whose translation MKDIFNFFEKPKDPLSFSAIRISLASPDKIREWSHGEVKKPETINYRTFKPERDGLFCAKIFGPVKDYECNCGKYKRMKHRGVVCEKCGVEVIQSKVRRERLGHISLATPVAHIWFLKSLPSRIGNMLDITLKDLEKVLYCESYIVIDPKNSGLAKGELLSEERYQASLDELGDDAFTAAMGAEAVRDLLREIPIVELSQQLRSDMKETSSEAKRKKISKRLKVVEAFRDSGNRPEWMMLEVVPVIPPDLRPLVPLDGGRFATSDLNDLYRRVINRNNRLKRLQELNAPEIIIRNEKRMLQEAVDALFDNGRRGKTITGPNKRPLKSLSDMLKGKQGRFRQNLLGKRVDYSGRSVIVVGPELRLHQCGLPKKMALELFKPFIYNKLEERGLVTTIKSAKKLVEKEKPEVWDILEEVIKEHPILLNRAPTLHRLGIQAFEPVLIEGKAIQLHPLVCAAFNADFDGDQMAVHVPLSLEAQMEARVLMMSTNNILSPAHGKPIILPSQDIVLGLYYMTRERAYAKGGLRESGELSMKDGTALQGVYASPEEVRMAYDHSEVDLQAAIKVRIGGKLEKTTVGRVLLFEVVPRELSFRIVNRVMGKKQLTELIDSCVRICGEKKTVLLADRLRTLGYTHATMAGVSICIDDMIIPAKKVELLNKATEEVREIEEQYTEGLITDGERYNKVVDIWAQVSEQIAQEMMGEIGIEDVHDEYAGTKKSMPSFNPIYIMADSGARGSAQQIRQLAGMRGLMAKPSGEIIETPITTNFREGLSVLQYFISTHGARKGLADTALKTANSGYLTRRLVDVAQDSIIGEFDCGTLDGIEMTALVEGGEIIERLGDRILGRVALEDILDPLNGTVVVRANDEIDEDKVREIEDAGIDRVKIRSVLTCQSRRGVCVECYGRDLARGHKVNIGEAVGIIAAQSIGEPGTQLTMRTFHIGGVGQIRHEESTLECRTEGTVHLENCNTVAYKSGNKDVLVVMNRHGEIVVQDDSGRERERYGLVYGAHVRVKDGGRVTPGTVLAEWDPFTMPIVTEVGGKIQYADVIDGVTMQEALDEVTGLSRKAIIESKDAEVRPAIVIVDDEGTAKHLPDSTAAARYYLPMGANIYVGEQDEVVAGDVIAKISRETTKTKDITGGLPRVAELFEARKPKEHAVISEIDGVVSFGKDTKGKRKLLITPEIGEVSEYLISKGKHLAVREGDRVRAGEALMDGAANPHDILRVRGEKELAKYLVDEVQEVYRLQGVKINDKHIEVIVRQMLRRIRVTDVGDTNFLVDEQVEKFVFEEENRRVVAENGTAAKGEPLLLGITKASLSTDSFISASSFQETTKVLTEAAICGKTDHLRGLKENVIMGRLIPAGTGLGAYKRLHVEIDVAEADDLPLTPAMHAMAGGAMAVSSSLDD comes from the coding sequence GTGAAGGACATCTTCAACTTCTTCGAGAAGCCCAAGGACCCGCTGAGCTTTTCGGCGATTCGGATCTCTCTGGCGAGCCCGGACAAGATCCGCGAATGGTCGCACGGGGAGGTGAAGAAGCCTGAGACCATCAACTACCGGACCTTCAAGCCGGAGCGCGATGGCCTCTTCTGCGCGAAGATCTTCGGACCGGTCAAGGACTACGAGTGCAACTGCGGCAAGTACAAGCGCATGAAGCACCGCGGCGTGGTCTGCGAGAAGTGCGGCGTCGAGGTCATCCAGTCGAAGGTTCGCCGCGAGCGGCTCGGCCACATCAGTCTGGCCACGCCGGTGGCGCATATCTGGTTTCTGAAGAGCCTGCCGTCCCGCATCGGGAACATGCTGGACATCACGCTCAAGGACCTGGAGAAGGTCCTCTACTGCGAGTCCTACATCGTCATCGATCCGAAGAACAGCGGCCTGGCCAAGGGTGAGCTCCTGTCCGAGGAGCGCTACCAGGCGTCGCTCGACGAGCTGGGGGACGACGCCTTCACCGCCGCGATGGGCGCCGAGGCAGTCCGTGACCTCCTGCGCGAGATTCCGATCGTCGAGCTCTCGCAGCAGCTCCGCAGCGACATGAAGGAGACCTCCTCCGAGGCGAAGCGCAAGAAGATCTCCAAGCGCCTGAAGGTCGTGGAGGCCTTCCGCGACTCCGGGAACCGTCCCGAATGGATGATGCTGGAGGTCGTGCCGGTGATCCCGCCCGACCTGCGCCCGCTCGTTCCGCTCGACGGCGGTCGGTTCGCCACGTCGGACCTCAACGACCTCTACCGGCGTGTGATCAACCGCAACAACCGGCTCAAGCGCCTCCAGGAGCTCAACGCGCCGGAGATCATCATCCGCAACGAGAAGCGCATGCTTCAGGAGGCGGTGGACGCCCTCTTCGACAACGGTCGCCGAGGGAAGACGATCACCGGTCCGAACAAGCGCCCGCTCAAGTCGCTCTCCGACATGCTCAAGGGGAAGCAGGGGCGTTTCCGTCAGAACCTGCTCGGCAAGCGCGTCGACTACTCGGGTCGGTCGGTCATCGTGGTGGGTCCCGAGCTGCGGCTGCACCAGTGCGGGCTGCCGAAGAAGATGGCCCTCGAGCTGTTCAAGCCCTTCATCTACAACAAGCTGGAGGAGCGCGGGCTCGTCACGACGATCAAGTCCGCCAAGAAGCTCGTCGAGAAGGAGAAGCCCGAGGTCTGGGACATCCTGGAAGAGGTGATCAAGGAGCACCCGATCCTCCTCAACCGCGCTCCGACGCTGCACCGTCTCGGCATCCAGGCCTTCGAGCCGGTGCTGATCGAAGGCAAGGCGATCCAGCTCCACCCGCTCGTCTGCGCCGCGTTCAACGCGGACTTCGACGGCGACCAGATGGCCGTGCACGTCCCGCTCTCCCTCGAAGCGCAGATGGAAGCGCGGGTCCTGATGATGTCGACCAACAACATCCTCAGCCCCGCGCACGGCAAGCCGATCATCCTGCCATCGCAGGACATCGTGCTCGGGCTCTACTACATGACCCGCGAGCGCGCCTACGCCAAGGGTGGGCTGCGCGAGAGCGGCGAGCTGAGCATGAAGGACGGCACCGCGCTCCAAGGGGTCTACGCCTCCCCCGAGGAGGTGCGGATGGCCTACGACCACAGCGAGGTCGATCTGCAGGCCGCGATCAAGGTTCGCATCGGCGGCAAGCTCGAGAAGACCACCGTCGGTCGCGTCCTCCTCTTCGAGGTGGTTCCGCGGGAGCTCTCTTTCCGCATCGTGAACCGGGTGATGGGGAAGAAGCAGCTGACCGAGCTCATCGACTCGTGCGTCCGCATCTGCGGCGAGAAGAAGACGGTGCTCTTGGCCGATCGGCTGCGCACGCTCGGGTACACGCACGCCACGATGGCGGGTGTGTCGATCTGCATCGACGACATGATCATCCCCGCGAAGAAGGTGGAGCTGCTCAACAAGGCCACCGAGGAGGTGCGGGAGATCGAGGAGCAGTACACCGAGGGTCTCATCACCGACGGTGAGCGGTACAACAAGGTGGTCGACATCTGGGCCCAGGTCTCGGAACAGATCGCGCAGGAGATGATGGGCGAGATCGGGATCGAGGACGTCCACGACGAGTACGCGGGCACGAAGAAGAGCATGCCCAGCTTCAACCCGATCTACATCATGGCAGATTCCGGCGCGCGCGGCTCGGCGCAGCAGATCCGGCAGCTCGCCGGCATGCGCGGCCTGATGGCGAAGCCGTCGGGCGAGATCATCGAGACGCCGATCACGACGAACTTCCGCGAAGGGCTGTCGGTGCTGCAGTACTTCATCTCGACGCATGGTGCCCGTAAGGGTCTGGCCGATACGGCGCTCAAGACGGCCAACTCGGGGTATCTGACGCGTCGACTGGTGGACGTGGCTCAGGATTCGATCATCGGTGAATTCGACTGCGGCACGCTCGATGGGATCGAGATGACGGCCCTCGTCGAGGGCGGCGAGATCATCGAGCGGCTCGGCGACCGCATCCTCGGCCGCGTGGCGCTCGAGGACATCCTCGACCCGCTCAACGGCACGGTGGTGGTGCGGGCCAACGACGAGATCGACGAGGACAAGGTTCGGGAGATCGAGGACGCGGGTATCGACCGGGTCAAGATCCGGTCGGTGCTCACCTGCCAGAGCCGGCGCGGTGTATGCGTCGAGTGCTACGGCCGCGACCTGGCGCGCGGACACAAGGTGAACATCGGCGAGGCCGTGGGGATCATCGCGGCGCAGTCGATCGGCGAGCCGGGAACGCAGCTCACGATGCGTACGTTCCACATCGGCGGCGTCGGGCAGATTCGCCACGAGGAGTCGACGCTCGAGTGCCGGACCGAGGGCACGGTGCACCTCGAGAACTGCAACACCGTGGCGTACAAGAGCGGCAACAAAGACGTGCTGGTGGTCATGAACCGGCACGGCGAGATCGTCGTGCAGGACGACTCCGGTCGCGAGCGCGAGCGGTACGGCCTGGTCTACGGCGCGCACGTGCGCGTGAAGGACGGCGGCCGCGTGACGCCCGGTACGGTGCTCGCCGAGTGGGACCCCTTCACCATGCCGATCGTCACGGAGGTGGGGGGCAAGATCCAGTACGCGGACGTGATCGACGGCGTCACGATGCAGGAGGCGCTCGACGAGGTCACCGGCCTCTCGCGAAAGGCGATCATCGAGAGCAAGGACGCGGAGGTCCGGCCCGCGATCGTCATCGTGGACGACGAAGGCACGGCGAAGCACCTGCCGGATAGCACGGCGGCTGCGCGGTACTACCTGCCCATGGGGGCGAACATCTACGTCGGCGAACAGGACGAAGTCGTCGCCGGCGACGTGATCGCGAAGATCTCGCGCGAGACGACGAAGACCAAGGACATCACGGGCGGCCTCCCGCGCGTGGCCGAGCTCTTCGAGGCCCGCAAGCCGAAGGAGCACGCCGTGATCAGCGAGATCGACGGCGTGGTTTCCTTCGGCAAGGACACCAAGGGGAAGCGGAAGCTCTTGATCACGCCGGAGATCGGCGAGGTCTCGGAGTACCTCATCAGCAAGGGCAAGCACCTCGCGGTGCGCGAGGGCGACCGGGTGCGCGCGGGGGAGGCGCTGATGGACGGAGCGGCGAATCCGCACGACATCCTGCGGGTGCGCGGCGAGAAGGAGCTGGCGAAGTACCTGGTGGACGAGGTGCAGGAGGTCTACCGACTGCAGGGCGTGAAGATCAACGACAAGCACATCGAGGTCATCGTGCGGCAGATGCTGCGCCGCATCCGGGTCACCGACGTCGGGGACACGAACTTCCTCGTGGACGAGCAGGTCGAGAAGTTTGTCTTCGAGGAGGAGAACCGGCGCGTGGTGGCCGAGAACGGGACCGCGGCGAAGGGCGAGCCGCTCCTCCTCGGCATCACGAAGGCATCTCTCTCCACGGATAGCTTCATCAGCGCTTCCTCGTTCCAGGAGACCACGAAGGTGCTGACAGAGGCGGCGATCTGTGGCAAGACGGACCACCTCAGGGGCCTGAAGGAGAACGTGATCATGGGCCGCCTGATCCCGGCCGGAACGGGGCTGGGGGCGTACAAGCGGCTGCACGTGGAGATCGACGTCGCGGAGGCGGACGATCTCCCCCTGACGCCGGCGATGCACGCGATGGCCGGCGGTGCGATGGCAGTGTCGTCCAGTCTGGACGATTGA
- the rpmG gene encoding 50S ribosomal protein L33 translates to MAGKVREKIKLVSEADTGYMYTTTKNKRTTPDKLRFKKYDPIVRKHVWFKEAKIK, encoded by the coding sequence ATGGCAGGCAAGGTTCGTGAGAAGATCAAGCTCGTCTCGGAGGCCGACACGGGCTACATGTACACGACGACGAAGAACAAGCGCACGACGCCGGACAAGCTGCGCTTCAAGAAATACGACCCGATCGTGCGGAAGCACGTCTGGTTCAAGGAAGCGAAGATCAAGTAG
- the fusA gene encoding elongation factor G has translation MSLIHQVRNIGIAAHIDAGKTTVTERVLFFTGVTRKLGEVHDGAATMDFMKQEQERGITIASAAISCRWKDYRINIIDTPGHVDFTVEVERSLRVTDGLVAVFSGVDGVEPQSETVWNQADRYRVPRLAFVNKMDREGADFAHCLHSMDEQLDARPVPLQMPMGSGAEFEGVINLIDMQAELVTDVDKARQQASVAFAPIPEKYLAEAQTMRGHMIERLAEFDEQMLEQFVEGHEIDAETIWRAARRGVIRSLYTPVLCGAAYKNRGVIFLLDAVGKLLPSPIDHGAVVGEDVSDAEKTHSRTPSPSEPFSALSFKIIHDPYVGQQTFTRIYSGTLSPGQTVLNATKDKKERVGRILRIRAKEREEVEQAGPGDIVALVGLKMTTTGDTLCDPDKPLLLEKIHVPAAVISMAVRPADSKSEEAMGKALAKIRLEDPSFSLKGDEETGETIISGMGELHLEVIVDRMKTDYGVEVVTAAPRVAFRETITSAAEVNYRHVKQTGGKGQFAHVVLRLEPNPGGGFEFKSAVVGGRVPREYIPAIEEGCEEALERGVIAGYPGVDVRVVLEDGSFHAVDSSEMAFKICASKAFKQAFLKAGPQMLEPTMKLEIASPDDYLGDIIGDLSRRRGKVTSMRRYRKGSQKVSGKAPLAEMFGYATTLRSLSSGRANYSLEFEAYTAMPAALAEKVIEEAKKRMKEEAEDR, from the coding sequence ATGTCCCTCATCCATCAGGTACGGAACATCGGCATCGCGGCCCACATCGACGCCGGCAAGACGACGGTCACCGAGCGGGTGCTGTTCTTCACCGGCGTGACCCGGAAGCTCGGCGAGGTTCACGACGGGGCGGCGACGATGGACTTCATGAAGCAGGAGCAGGAGCGAGGGATCACCATCGCCTCTGCGGCCATCTCCTGCCGGTGGAAGGACTACCGGATCAACATCATCGACACTCCCGGACACGTCGATTTCACCGTCGAGGTGGAGCGGTCGTTGCGGGTCACCGACGGTCTCGTGGCGGTCTTTTCCGGGGTCGACGGCGTGGAGCCGCAGTCCGAGACGGTGTGGAACCAGGCGGACCGGTACCGTGTGCCGCGGCTGGCCTTCGTGAACAAGATGGACCGCGAGGGCGCCGATTTCGCGCACTGCCTCCATTCGATGGACGAGCAGCTCGATGCGCGTCCCGTTCCGCTGCAGATGCCCATGGGCTCCGGGGCGGAGTTCGAGGGCGTGATCAATCTGATCGACATGCAGGCGGAGCTCGTCACCGACGTGGACAAGGCGCGGCAGCAGGCCTCGGTAGCGTTCGCGCCGATTCCGGAGAAGTACCTCGCCGAGGCGCAGACGATGCGCGGGCACATGATCGAGCGGCTGGCGGAGTTCGACGAGCAGATGCTCGAGCAGTTCGTGGAAGGGCACGAGATCGATGCGGAGACGATCTGGCGCGCGGCGCGGCGCGGCGTGATCCGATCGCTCTATACGCCGGTCCTGTGCGGTGCGGCGTACAAGAACCGGGGCGTGATCTTCTTGCTCGACGCGGTGGGCAAGCTCCTCCCCTCGCCGATCGACCACGGCGCGGTGGTAGGAGAGGATGTCAGCGACGCGGAGAAGACGCACAGCCGGACGCCGAGCCCCTCGGAGCCCTTCAGCGCGCTCTCGTTCAAGATCATCCACGACCCGTACGTGGGGCAGCAGACCTTCACGCGGATCTACTCGGGGACGCTCTCGCCGGGGCAGACGGTGCTGAACGCGACGAAGGACAAGAAGGAGCGCGTGGGCCGGATCCTGCGCATCCGCGCCAAGGAGCGGGAGGAGGTCGAGCAGGCGGGGCCGGGGGACATCGTCGCGCTCGTCGGGCTCAAGATGACCACGACCGGCGACACGCTCTGCGACCCGGACAAGCCGCTGCTGCTGGAGAAGATCCACGTGCCCGCGGCGGTGATCAGCATGGCCGTGCGCCCGGCGGACTCGAAGAGCGAGGAGGCGATGGGGAAGGCGCTGGCGAAGATTCGCCTCGAGGACCCGTCCTTCTCGCTCAAGGGGGACGAGGAGACGGGAGAGACGATCATCTCGGGGATGGGGGAGCTGCACCTCGAGGTGATCGTGGACCGCATGAAGACGGACTACGGCGTCGAGGTCGTCACGGCGGCGCCGCGCGTGGCGTTCCGCGAGACGATCACCTCGGCGGCGGAGGTCAACTACCGTCACGTCAAGCAGACGGGCGGTAAGGGGCAGTTCGCGCACGTCGTGCTGCGGCTCGAGCCCAATCCGGGGGGGGGCTTCGAGTTCAAATCGGCGGTCGTGGGAGGGCGGGTGCCGAGGGAATACATCCCGGCGATCGAGGAGGGGTGCGAGGAGGCGCTCGAGCGGGGAGTGATCGCGGGCTACCCCGGCGTCGACGTGAGGGTGGTGCTCGAGGACGGATCGTTCCACGCGGTGGACTCCTCCGAGATGGCGTTCAAGATCTGTGCCTCGAAGGCCTTCAAGCAGGCCTTCCTCAAGGCCGGGCCGCAGATGCTCGAGCCGACGATGAAGCTCGAGATCGCGAGCCCCGACGACTACCTGGGGGACATCATCGGGGACCTGAGTCGGCGGCGCGGGAAGGTGACCTCCATGCGCCGCTACCGCAAGGGGTCGCAGAAGGTGTCCGGCAAGGCGCCGCTCGCGGAGATGTTCGGTTACGCCACGACCCTGCGCTCTCTCTCCTCGGGGCGAGCCAACTACTCGCTCGAGTTCGAGGCCTACACGGCCATGCCCGCGGCGCTCGCCGAGAAGGTGATCGAAGAGGCGAAGAAGCGGATGAAGGAAGAGGCGGAGGACCGCTAG
- the rpoB gene encoding DNA-directed RNA polymerase subunit beta: MGRVIQNNFRVRKHYGRIHKIIDIPNLIDIQKRSYEKFLQKDVPASKREDIGLQGVFKSVFPIRDFSETASLDFVSYNLEKPKYDVDECRQRGMTYAAPIKVTIQLVLRDVNEETGEQSVRDVKEQEVYFGEIPLMTENGTFIINGTERVVVSQLHRSPGVFFDHDKGRTHATGKLLYSARVIPYRGSWLDFEFDPKDLLYVRIDRRRKLHATVLLRALGNSTEDLLNEYYSTETIFLEAGKKYAKSIEYDILPGQRATRDIRHPETREVIVRKNRKFTKMAIRKLQESGLERLPMAIEELVGKVAAHDVIDGETGEVLLQCNEEVSEELLDRLRDHGIGEFKILFIDNLNVGSYLRDTLLADKLNTPDEAIMEIYRRLRPADPPTLDTARTLFQNLFFNAERYDLSKVGRLKLNYKFKSDEPLDNCVLTKRDIIETVRYLIELKNGRGSIDDIDHLGNRRVRAVGELMENQYRIGLVRMERAIKERMSMSQEIEYLMPHDLINAKPVSAVVKEYFGSSQLSQFMDQTNPLSEVTHKRRLSALGPGGLTRERAGFEVRDVHATHYGRVCPIETPEGPNIGLIASLSTYARVNEYGFIETPYRTVKEGHVLEEVRFFSALEEEGHYIAQANADLDKHGKYQGDVVSARFNGDFVMARPEDVSLMDVSPNQLVSVAASLIPFLENDDANRALMGSNMQRQAVPLINTRSPLVGTGIEGIVARDSGVTCVARRDGTVVSVDASRIVVKPLETDDSDTLSAKPDIYNLIKFQRSNQNTCMNQKPIVQKGDVVRRNDVIADGAATECGELALGQNALVAFMPWGGYNFEDSILVSERLVREDVFTSVHIEEFECVARDTKLGKEEITRDIPNVGEEALADLDESGIVRIGAEVKPGDILVGKITPKGETQLSPEEKLLRAIFGEKAGDVRDSSLRVPPGVQGIVINARVFARKGTEMDERSRDILDQEKEKLLADQRDEEKIISESYYDKMSGLLAGKTTGARLVDDRGKVLLQKGVKIDAPSMMEVPRKYWASIQVVEGGGKVEDDLEQLSSRLEDDVRVIRELYDEKIGKLTKGDELPPGVIKMVKVYVAIKRKLSVGDKMAGRHGNKGVISRILPEEDMPYLEDGTPIDLVLNPLGVPSRMNVGQILETHLGWAARELGQQINRYLETHWSPEILRGKLKKVYMTEQAHQFLDSLDDEDVGHFASKVRRGVFIASPVFDGAREIDIKDALAMSGLPRSGQAVLFDGRSGEPFDQDVTVGVMYMLKLHHLVDDKIHARSIGPYSLVTQQPLGGKAQFGGQRLGEMEVWAMEAYGAAYGLQEFLTVKSDDVVGRTRMYESIVKGEHVLESGLPESFNVLLKELQSLCLNVELIEEGGAVREPTAEPSVVPAMSGVSRGGLPGL, translated from the coding sequence GGGGAGCAGTCCGTTCGCGACGTGAAGGAGCAGGAGGTCTACTTCGGCGAGATCCCGCTGATGACGGAGAACGGTACGTTCATCATCAACGGGACCGAGCGCGTCGTCGTCAGCCAGCTCCACCGCAGCCCGGGCGTCTTCTTCGACCACGACAAGGGGCGTACCCACGCCACGGGCAAGCTGCTCTACAGCGCGCGGGTCATCCCGTACCGCGGTAGCTGGCTCGACTTCGAGTTCGACCCGAAGGACCTGCTCTACGTGCGCATCGACCGCCGGCGGAAGCTCCACGCCACGGTGCTCCTGCGCGCGCTCGGCAACTCGACGGAAGACCTGCTGAACGAGTACTACAGCACGGAGACGATCTTCCTCGAGGCCGGCAAGAAGTACGCGAAGAGCATCGAGTACGACATCCTCCCCGGCCAGCGGGCCACGCGCGACATCCGGCACCCGGAGACGCGCGAGGTGATCGTGCGGAAGAACCGCAAGTTCACCAAGATGGCGATCCGCAAGCTGCAGGAGTCGGGGCTCGAGCGGTTGCCGATGGCGATCGAGGAGCTCGTGGGCAAGGTCGCCGCGCACGACGTCATCGACGGCGAGACCGGCGAGGTGCTCCTGCAGTGCAACGAGGAGGTGAGCGAGGAGCTCCTCGACCGCCTGCGCGACCACGGCATCGGCGAGTTCAAGATCCTCTTCATCGACAACCTGAACGTCGGCAGCTACCTCCGGGACACGCTGCTCGCCGACAAGCTCAACACGCCCGACGAGGCGATCATGGAGATCTACCGGCGCTTGCGGCCGGCGGATCCACCCACCCTCGACACGGCGCGCACGCTCTTCCAGAACCTGTTCTTCAACGCCGAGCGCTACGACCTCTCCAAGGTCGGCCGGCTGAAGTTGAACTACAAGTTCAAGTCCGACGAGCCGCTCGACAACTGCGTGCTCACCAAGCGCGACATCATCGAGACCGTTCGATACCTCATCGAGCTCAAGAACGGCCGCGGAAGCATCGACGACATCGACCATCTCGGTAACCGGCGGGTGCGGGCCGTCGGCGAGCTGATGGAGAATCAGTACCGGATCGGTCTCGTGCGCATGGAACGCGCCATCAAAGAGCGCATGAGCATGTCGCAGGAGATCGAGTACCTGATGCCGCACGACCTGATCAACGCGAAGCCGGTCAGCGCGGTGGTCAAGGAGTACTTCGGGTCGAGCCAGCTCTCGCAGTTCATGGACCAGACGAATCCGCTCTCCGAGGTCACGCACAAGCGGCGCCTCTCCGCGCTCGGGCCAGGCGGACTCACGCGCGAGCGAGCGGGCTTCGAGGTGCGCGACGTGCACGCCACGCACTACGGTCGCGTGTGCCCCATCGAGACGCCGGAAGGTCCGAACATCGGTCTCATCGCGTCGCTCTCGACCTACGCGCGGGTCAACGAGTACGGCTTCATCGAGACCCCGTACCGCACGGTGAAGGAAGGGCACGTTCTCGAGGAGGTCCGGTTCTTCTCGGCCCTCGAGGAGGAGGGGCACTACATCGCGCAGGCCAACGCCGACCTCGACAAGCACGGCAAGTACCAGGGGGACGTGGTCTCGGCGCGCTTCAACGGCGACTTCGTCATGGCGCGACCGGAGGACGTCTCGCTGATGGACGTCTCGCCGAACCAGCTCGTGTCCGTGGCGGCCTCGCTCATCCCGTTCCTCGAGAACGACGACGCGAATCGCGCCCTCATGGGTTCGAACATGCAGCGGCAGGCGGTGCCGCTGATCAACACGCGGAGCCCGCTGGTCGGGACGGGGATCGAGGGGATCGTGGCGCGCGACTCGGGCGTCACCTGCGTCGCTCGGCGCGACGGGACGGTCGTGTCCGTCGATGCGTCGCGCATCGTGGTCAAGCCGCTCGAGACCGACGACTCGGACACGCTCTCCGCGAAGCCCGACATCTACAACCTGATCAAGTTCCAGCGCAGCAACCAGAACACCTGCATGAACCAGAAGCCCATCGTCCAGAAGGGCGATGTGGTGCGACGGAACGACGTCATCGCGGACGGCGCGGCGACGGAGTGCGGCGAGCTGGCCCTCGGGCAGAATGCCCTCGTGGCCTTCATGCCCTGGGGTGGGTACAACTTCGAGGACTCGATTCTGGTCAGCGAGCGGCTCGTACGCGAGGACGTCTTCACGTCCGTGCACATCGAGGAGTTCGAGTGCGTCGCGCGCGACACGAAGCTCGGTAAGGAAGAGATCACCCGCGACATCCCGAACGTCGGCGAAGAGGCGCTGGCCGATCTGGACGAGAGCGGGATCGTACGCATCGGCGCCGAGGTGAAGCCGGGCGACATCCTGGTGGGGAAGATCACCCCGAAGGGTGAGACGCAGCTCTCCCCCGAGGAGAAGCTGCTGCGCGCGATCTTCGGCGAGAAGGCCGGCGACGTGCGCGACAGCTCGCTCAGGGTGCCGCCGGGCGTGCAGGGGATCGTGATCAACGCGCGCGTCTTCGCCCGCAAGGGGACCGAGATGGACGAGCGCTCTCGCGACATCCTCGACCAGGAGAAGGAGAAGCTCCTGGCGGATCAGCGGGACGAAGAGAAGATCATCAGCGAGTCCTACTACGACAAGATGTCCGGTCTGCTGGCCGGGAAGACCACGGGCGCTCGCCTGGTCGACGACCGCGGGAAGGTCCTGCTGCAGAAGGGCGTCAAGATCGACGCGCCGTCGATGATGGAGGTGCCGCGCAAGTACTGGGCCTCGATCCAGGTGGTCGAGGGGGGCGGCAAGGTCGAGGACGATCTCGAGCAGCTCTCGAGCCGGCTCGAGGACGACGTTCGCGTCATCCGGGAGCTCTATGACGAGAAGATTGGCAAGCTCACGAAGGGCGACGAGCTTCCGCCGGGCGTGATCAAGATGGTCAAGGTGTACGTGGCCATCAAGCGCAAGCTGTCGGTCGGCGACAAGATGGCCGGCCGTCACGGGAACAAGGGCGTGATCAGCCGCATCCTCCCCGAGGAGGACATGCCGTACCTCGAGGACGGGACGCCCATCGACCTGGTGCTCAACCCGCTCGGCGTGCCGTCGCGCATGAACGTCGGGCAGATCCTCGAGACGCACCTCGGGTGGGCGGCACGCGAGCTCGGACAGCAGATCAACCGCTACCTGGAGACCCACTGGAGCCCCGAGATCCTGCGCGGGAAGCTGAAGAAGGTCTACATGACGGAGCAAGCGCACCAGTTCCTCGACTCGCTCGACGACGAGGACGTGGGGCACTTCGCGTCGAAGGTGCGGCGCGGCGTGTTCATCGCGAGCCCGGTCTTCGACGGCGCGCGCGAGATCGACATCAAGGACGCCCTCGCGATGTCGGGACTGCCTCGCTCGGGTCAGGCGGTGCTCTTCGACGGGCGCAGTGGAGAGCCCTTCGACCAGGACGTCACCGTCGGCGTGATGTACATGCTGAAGCTGCACCACCTGGTCGACGACAAGATCCACGCCCGGTCGATCGGGCCCTACTCGCTCGTGACGCAGCAGCCGCTCGGCGGAAAGGCGCAGTTCGGCGGTCAGCGGCTCGGCGAGATGGAGGTGTGGGCGATGGAGGCCTACGGCGCGGCGTACGGGCTGCAGGAGTTCCTCACGGTCAAGAGCGACGACGTGGTGGGGCGCACGCGCATGTACGAGAGCATCGTGAAGGGCGAGCACGTGCTGGAGTCCGGCCTGCCGGAGTCCTTCAACGTGCTGCTCAAGGAGCTCCAGAGCCTGTGCCTGAACGTGGAGCTCATCGAGGAGGGTGGAGCGGTGCGCGAGCCTACGGCCGAGCCCTCGGTGGTGCCGGCGATGAGCGGCGTTTCGCGCGGGGGGTTGCCCGGGCTGTAG